ACGGCACGAGCCAAGCCAACAGCGCACTAGTCACTATGGATGTGACAGCTTGTTTTCCCGCAATCTGTAACGCGAATCGCCACGAAAACTCCCTTGCAACGGTCCACAGCGTAACCAAACAGGCCGACAACGTGGACGCTAAATAGACCACAACAAACAATTGAACGATGGACAATTCGCCAAGTATACCGTGCTGGTTGAGCACTAACATGCCATCTTTTCTAATCATCGAGAAGAGCACAGCTGGCCCCACCGATCCCGGTAGATGAAATAGGACGAAAGCAGGCGACAGAACCGATGAAACCCATGGAATGATGCCGAGTTCGTCGAGTAACGCTGCCACCATGCAGATGAGCAGAAATGTCGGCATCGCTTGTAACATAAACTGTTTGACAATCGCTCGAACCCGAAACCCAATCCCTTTCCACGTGGGGCGCTGAAGGAACGTTTTTCGGGGTGCGTCCGGCAATTTTACCGTTTTCCGATTGAAGATTCTCGTGTGCACTGCACCCACAATAAACACAACGAAAATATAAGGCAGAAATAACAGCGGTCGGCCTGCCGAATTGAATAAGGACAGTGTCGCGCCAATGGTATAACTACAGGCGGATCCGTATGAGATAAGCGACACACACTGCCGACGCGTACATTGGCCGCAAGCTCTACTCTGAAGCACACCAACTACGTTACAACCAAACCCTGTGAGAACAGGAATGAG
Above is a genomic segment from Alicyclobacillus acidoterrestris containing:
- a CDS encoding nucleoside recognition domain-containing protein; its protein translation is MEFTPLPKTLTAQPHWLQVFSVGDYGLLTLGPYSFLWAFPVVVFIGISVAVTEEMGLKDRITDALDPWLQKVGLEGRDLIPVLTGFGCNVVGVLQSRACGQCTRRQCVSLISYGSACSYTIGATLSLFNSAGRPLLFLPYIFVVFIVGAVHTRIFNRKTVKLPDAPRKTFLQRPTWKGIGFRVRAIVKQFMLQAMPTFLLICMVAALLDELGIIPWVSSVLSPAFVLFHLPGSVGPAVLFSMIRKDGMLVLNQHGILGELSIVQLFVVVYLASTLSACLVTLWTVAREFSWRFALQIAGKQAVTSIVTSALLAWLVPFGKQIL